The Ahaetulla prasina isolate Xishuangbanna chromosome 3, ASM2864084v1, whole genome shotgun sequence genome window below encodes:
- the LOC131194378 gene encoding leukocyte elastase inhibitor-like — MDKLANANSQFALDLFQKLKEAHPTGNVFFSPLSLSSALAMVVLGARGNTASQLLKTLHFDGVEDLHSVFHTLNAKINQSNAPYILKLANRLYGEKTFNFLSDFLTSTQNLYGAELSTVDFSNAPDKAKKEINQWVEQQTEGKIPELLSEGSINEMTKLVLVNAVYFKGSWAKPFKEKDTKDKPFRLNKTENKNVKMMSMREKLPFRYIPECKCRVLELPYKGKDLSMIILLPDSIEDNSTGLEQLEKQLTLEKLQEWTQPKYMKSGAEIHVHLPKFQLEENYDLNSYFAALGLVDVFDSGKADLSGMSGSQDLNVSKIVHKSFLEVNEAGTEAAAATGLVASGCCLLMEEEDFNADHPFLFFIRHNPTNAILFLGRFASP, encoded by the exons ATGGATAAACTGGCTAATGCAAACTCGCAGTTTGCTCTGGATCTTTTCCAAAAGTTGAAGGAAGCCCACCCAACCGGCAACGTTTTCTTTTCTCCGCTCAGTTTATCGTCCGCCCTGGCCATGGTCGTCTTAGGGGCCCGGGGTAACACAGCCTCGCAACTCTTGAAG ACACTTCATTTTGATGGTGTTGAAGACCTTCATTCAGTATTTCACACGCTCAATGCTAAAATTAACCAGAGCAATGCACCTTATATTCTGAAACTTGCTAATAGATTGTATGGAGAAAAAACTTTCAACTTTTTGTCT GATTTCTTGACGAGCACCCAGAATTTGTATGGAGCTGAATTATCCACAGTAGATTTCTCAAATGCTCCAGACAAGGCAAAAAAGGAAATTAACCAATGGGTTGAACAGCAGACTGAag GTAAAATCCCAGAGTTGTTATCCGAAGGCTCCATCAATGAAATGACTAAATTGGTTTTGGTGAATGCTGTCTACTTTAAAGGCAGCTGGGCAAAGCCATTTAAAGAAAAAGATACTAAAGACAAGCCTTTTAGACTAAATAAG ACAGAAAACAAGAATGTGAAGATGATGTCTATGAGAGAGAAACTTCCTTTTCGTTATATCCCTGAATGCAAGTGTCGTGTGCTGGAACTGCCATACAAGGGAAAGGATCTTAGCATGATCATCCTTTTGCCTGACAGCATTGAGGATAATTCCACAGGCCTGGAACAG CTGGAGAAGCAGCTCACTTTGGAAAAACTGCAAGAATGGACACAGCCAAAATATATGAAATCTGGCGCTGAAATCCATGTACATCTACCTAAATTTCAACTGGAAGAAAACTATGATCTTAACTCTTACTTTGCAGCATTGGGGCTAGTAGATGTGTTTGACAGTGGCAAGGCTGATTTGTCTGGAATGTCAGGATCTCAGGATCTCAATGTGTCTAAAATTGTTCACAAGTCCTTTCTGGAAGTAAATGAAGCGGGCACTGAAGCAGCAGCAGCTACTGGTCTTGTAGCTTCGGGTTGCTGTCTgctcatggaggaggaggattttaATGCTGAccatccttttctattttttatccGTCATAATCCAACAAACGCGATACTTTTCCTTGGTAGATTTGCTTCCCCATAA